The Sulfoacidibacillus ferrooxidans genome has a segment encoding these proteins:
- a CDS encoding branched-chain amino acid ABC transporter permease → MLLFTLVSGILIGIFYGLMGLGLNFIFGVMKIVNLAHGDFVMLGAFGVYLGYSVWNLNPIISLVIEIAIFFVVGIPLYYGFVPRLLKSRDPEMLSLILFFGLSQVIESLATFAFGTNTETVNPTVFGTQPVNILGQDIQFTWIVAVIISIIAMAFMYWYLYHTKIGIATRAIMGNRTEAMSSGINVHRISAIAFALGIVLAITAGSMTPFILGGIYPSMGVDLTTTSFAVIVIGSLGNPLGTILGGLIYGICLMLMQTYLPSWSSLVPYLLLILILLVRPNGLLGRRERNA, encoded by the coding sequence ATGCTATTATTCACACTTGTATCCGGGATACTCATTGGTATCTTCTACGGATTGATGGGACTAGGACTTAATTTTATATTTGGTGTCATGAAAATTGTGAATTTAGCCCATGGAGATTTTGTCATGCTGGGAGCTTTTGGCGTGTACCTTGGCTACTCGGTTTGGAATCTAAATCCGATCATTTCATTAGTTATTGAGATAGCTATTTTTTTTGTCGTAGGTATCCCACTCTATTATGGTTTCGTTCCAAGATTATTAAAGTCACGCGACCCTGAGATGTTATCACTCATTCTCTTTTTTGGTCTCTCTCAAGTCATCGAATCTTTAGCTACATTCGCTTTTGGAACAAACACAGAGACGGTGAATCCGACCGTCTTCGGGACACAACCTGTTAACATTCTTGGGCAAGACATACAATTCACTTGGATTGTTGCAGTCATCATAAGTATTATCGCTATGGCCTTTATGTATTGGTATTTATATCATACCAAAATTGGGATTGCGACACGTGCAATCATGGGCAATCGCACAGAGGCCATGAGCAGTGGCATTAACGTCCATCGTATTTCAGCTATTGCCTTTGCGCTTGGCATTGTCCTTGCCATTACAGCTGGATCTATGACCCCTTTCATTCTAGGTGGAATTTATCCGTCAATGGGTGTAGACCTTACAACAACCTCTTTTGCAGTTATCGTAATTGGTTCACTTGGCAATCCACTGGGGACAATTTTGGGTGGACTTATTTATGGTATTTGTTTGATGCTCATGCAAACTTACCTGCCAAGTTGGTCAAGTCTTGTACCTTATTTGCTACTTATACTCATTTTACTCGTTCGTCCTAATGGGTTGCTTGGCAGGAGGGAACGCAATGCGTAA
- a CDS encoding ABC transporter substrate-binding protein, whose protein sequence is MSNWNRVFVSTASAATVIGLLAGCGTNNAATSANSPSPTSSPSSNEITIGTLYASTGAFATSSMPEYQGLQFWVNQINANGGVLVKATGKKEKINLVAYNDQSSASTAINLYNQLITQNHVNILVSDFGSVLTSVAVPIAEENKMLLFDPTGTGESFFTPNNPYLVLTSLPTSQIWPDSLANYIIQSGIKKVGILYCQNDFDQSQEATLVQKLQAAGITPVYNTGVPTSTSNYSVLVHNMASANPQMAVELGYPNNDIAFLQAVQSTGVTFKKTFVIFPGQLPTMFGKDFSKQQLNGLYTYPTPPFIQYSNINYGLTLPQFEQKFEQFSGKNHINFLNVAGYTTGLAIQKTLETSTSLSQLALRNAVTQFSGQINTIDGTFKINNEGAQLGETLPIGQMSYNSSGILSMKIIK, encoded by the coding sequence TCATCTCCATCCAGTAATGAAATTACCATTGGAACCTTATATGCATCTACAGGGGCTTTTGCCACATCGTCCATGCCTGAATATCAAGGCTTGCAATTTTGGGTGAACCAAATAAACGCAAATGGTGGAGTTCTGGTAAAGGCTACTGGAAAGAAAGAAAAGATAAACTTGGTTGCGTATAACGACCAGAGCAGTGCATCAACTGCAATTAACCTTTACAACCAATTAATCACACAAAATCACGTCAATATTCTTGTTTCTGACTTTGGATCTGTTTTAACATCTGTGGCTGTACCTATCGCCGAGGAAAATAAAATGTTGCTCTTTGATCCAACGGGAACGGGAGAATCTTTCTTTACACCTAATAACCCGTATCTCGTTCTAACCTCTTTGCCTACTTCACAAATTTGGCCTGATAGCTTAGCTAATTACATCATACAATCTGGTATTAAAAAGGTGGGGATTTTATACTGTCAAAATGACTTTGACCAATCTCAAGAAGCTACACTTGTTCAAAAGTTACAAGCTGCTGGAATTACACCTGTTTACAATACAGGCGTCCCTACGTCAACATCAAACTATAGCGTTCTTGTTCATAATATGGCATCTGCGAATCCACAAATGGCTGTTGAGCTAGGTTATCCTAATAATGATATCGCCTTTTTGCAAGCCGTTCAATCCACTGGTGTTACATTCAAAAAAACATTTGTTATCTTTCCAGGACAATTGCCAACTATGTTTGGTAAGGACTTCTCAAAACAACAATTGAACGGTCTGTACACCTATCCTACACCGCCTTTTATTCAATATAGCAATATCAACTACGGGCTTACATTACCCCAATTCGAACAAAAATTTGAGCAATTTTCAGGTAAAAATCATATTAATTTCTTGAATGTAGCTGGATATACCACAGGCCTTGCAATACAAAAAACTTTAGAAACATCCACCAGTTTGAGTCAGTTAGCCTTACGTAACGCAGTCACACAGTTTTCAGGACAGATTAACACGATTGATGGAACTTTTAAGATTAACAATGAAGGTGCTCAACTAGGTGAAACTCTCCCTATTGGTCAAATGTCCTACAATAGTTCAGGAATCCTATCGATGAAAATTATTAAATAA